GTAAGCATAACTACCTTTACTCCTGAATTTTTCAACTTTTGAACGGAATCTACAACGCCCTCTCTGGGTTCATCCCTCATACCGACCAATGCTAGAAAAGTAAGTTCATCCTCTACTTTTTCCGTATCTAAAGGTTCAGGTATTTTATCTACTTTCTTATATGCTAAGGCGAGAATCCTAATCCCTAGCTCAGCTAGCCTCTTCTCTTCAGCTTCTATCTTCGATCTAACCTTATCATTTAAAATATGCTCTCCTTCAGATGTCTCGAATAAAGTGCATCTTGGTGTAATGGTCTCAGGAGCGCCCTTAACACAAATGATCTTGAAGTATTTCGAGGAGTGAATAGTACTCATCCTCTTTCTGTCAGAGTCGAAAGGGATCACATACTCTTTGGGATATTCTCTTAACAGATCTGCTTTATTTCGACCCAACTCTTCTCCATATCTTAAAATGGCAATCTCTGTCGGATCGCCTATAGCGAATAATTTTTCTCCTTCTTGGCATATTTCGGCATCATTACACAAAATACCCACAGCTAAAGCTTTGAGTTTAACATCTTTTCCCGTAAATAGATCGGTTTGAGGATTTGAAATTGAAAAGGGTCCTAAAGTAACTAGTTCCTTAACTACAAGTTGATTCTTAGTCAAAGTTCCAGTTTTGTCTGAACAGATTACTGTACATGAGCCTAATGCTTCAACAGATGAGAGTCGCCTAACGACGGCATTTCTTGATGCCATCCTCTTAACACCTAAAGCGAGCATCGATGTCACTACGACTGGCAAACCTTCAGGAACAGCTGCAACAGCTAGAGTAGCTGAATAAAGTATAGCTTCGCCTATGTCAGTACCTAGAAAAATATTTTGCACGAAGAGGAAAGCGATCATTATTCCAAAAATAATTGAGATTTCAAGTGATAATTTTCTTATACGGATCTCTAATGGTGTTGCCTCGCTCTTCTTTTCTATCAGAGTAGATATCCTACCCAGCTCTGTATTCATCCCTGTCTCTACAACTACGCCTTTACTACTACCCGCAGTAGCTAAAGTGCCTGTGAAAAGCATATTAACTCTAGAGTGAATGGGGGTTTTTCTTTCGAGTCTAACATCAGTCCTCTTCGGAACTGGTAAAGATTCTCCAGTAAAAGTTGATTCATCGACTTCCAGAGAATAAGAAGATAAAAGATAGATGTCAGCAGGTATCTTATCACCAGCGTCTATACTAACTATGTCACCAGGAACCAGTTCAGACGCATTTACAGTCTTTGTAACGCCATCTCTTATCACCTTAGATTTGACAGGAGCGAGATTCTTTAGAGCTTCAAGAGCACTTTCAGCCTTTCCTTCGAGTATAGTTCCTAAGGCGATCATTACTCCTACAAGCACGATTATCAAAGTAGAATCAATAGGATTCTCAAAGGAAAGTAAAGCGGCAACCGTCAAAATCCAAATGAAAGGGTTCTTTAGTTGTGAGAGAATTATGCGTAATATCCCTCTTTCAACTTTAGATTCTATTTCGTTTGGACCGTGCTTAGCCAGCCTTTCAGATGCTTCCTTTGAGTTTAAACCTTCCATTCTCGATCCTAAACGAGATAAGACTTCATCTTCAGTAGTAGAATACCACTCGAAATCACTTGAATTGGGCATAGCCAAGCTTAGTGAAGAATCAATAGTAAGGCAATATATTTTTTATGTATCCAATAAATATATTTCAATTAAGCGGCTCATTGATAAAGTTAATACTACTTCAAAACATCCCGAATAGCTTCAGTAACCGGTACAGTGAATATATGGATCAATTTGCTAAATGGAAGCCAAATAAGTGTAATATAATTAAGAAAAGCGTGAAGGGCGAAGTAAAAATTATAAGGTGGAATAGGTGTTGGATTTAAAAAAAGTGCATTTATGAAATATTCCCTAAATTCGGTCAGTATAATGTGGCCCTCTGGAAGTAGTCTCATACCCATACCAAATAATCCTGCTGACAATATAATAATTAGTGTAAGGTAATCGTCATAAGTTGAAATCGCTCTAACCTCTTTAATTACAATTCTCCTTACAAGTAAAAGTGCGAGACCTACAACAAATATTGTTCCAACAATAGTTCCGCTTAAAGTAGAAAATGCTTCAATTTCTGGT
This sequence is a window from Candidatus Methylarchaceae archaeon HK02M2. Protein-coding genes within it:
- a CDS encoding respiratory nitrate reductase subunit gamma, whose translation is MLIENLPESLYLFLLTIMPYIALTTLFIGLIYRSMNWLRFRQKSQFENLNNSSNTPTKMANFIKGMILEIFFLRKVYRGSFKLWLISWPMHMAILGMFVGHLRLFTELTPLWAIFNMTEPEIEAFSTLSGTIVGTIFVVGLALLLVRRIVIKEVRAISTYDDYLTLIIILSAGLFGMGMRLLPEGHIILTEFREYFINALFLNPTPIPPYNFYFALHAFLNYITLIWLPFSKLIHIFTVPVTEAIRDVLK
- a CDS encoding HAD-IC family P-type ATPase; the encoded protein is MPNSSDFEWYSTTEDEVLSRLGSRMEGLNSKEASERLAKHGPNEIESKVERGILRIILSQLKNPFIWILTVAALLSFENPIDSTLIIVLVGVMIALGTILEGKAESALEALKNLAPVKSKVIRDGVTKTVNASELVPGDIVSIDAGDKIPADIYLLSSYSLEVDESTFTGESLPVPKRTDVRLERKTPIHSRVNMLFTGTLATAGSSKGVVVETGMNTELGRISTLIEKKSEATPLEIRIRKLSLEISIIFGIMIAFLFVQNIFLGTDIGEAILYSATLAVAAVPEGLPVVVTSMLALGVKRMASRNAVVRRLSSVEALGSCTVICSDKTGTLTKNQLVVKELVTLGPFSISNPQTDLFTGKDVKLKALAVGILCNDAEICQEGEKLFAIGDPTEIAILRYGEELGRNKADLLREYPKEYVIPFDSDRKRMSTIHSSKYFKIICVKGAPETITPRCTLFETSEGEHILNDKVRSKIEAEEKRLAELGIRILALAYKKVDKIPEPLDTEKVEDELTFLALVGMRDEPREGVVDSVQKLKNSGVKVVMLTGDSKITARSIAKELKILEEDDEVISSDEFEKMSDKEIASMLEKISVFSRVSPENKMNIVEAYKLKKHYIAMTGDGVNDAPALKAAHVGVAMGERGTEVAREASDLVLLDDNFSTIAKAVEDGRGIFDNIKKATFSLLSANLAEILIITYALVLGHILPLVPIHLLWINLVTDGMPILALAFDRSSNQVMKRPPIDPSKGIISKRDVLIMSTIALIVVPASAYLFEGTRLISPIYARSMVFTYLVLAEILVIYVFRSYLGASLSQNKLLYISVIATLLAQILIVQLPFFNVIFQTTSLNLSSWLTILLFCTPLLAFIALIEFRKKRGNL